GGCCACCCTGCTGGAATTCACCGCCACCACCGCCGCCACGGCCATCGCACGGCACTGTGCGGGCACGGAACGAGTGATCGTCGGCGGGGGCGGCACGCACAACGGTATGCTCATGCGCCGGCTGGCCGGGCTGCTGCCGGATATCCCCGTGGAGGACAGCGGGGCGCACGGTATCGCCCCGGACTGGGTGGAGGCCATGACCTTTGCCTGGCTCGCGCACCAGACCCTGCAGGGCCATCCCGGCAACCTGCCTGCTGTCACCGGCGCGGCTCGTGCCGCCGTCCTTGGTGCGATCCATACGGGGCGCTGAGGAGCAAATCTCACAGGCACAAAAAAGGGGCCCGCAGGCCCCTTTCTCGTTTCTTGCCACACACCGTTCAGACGGAGAATGAGGATCCGCAGCCGCAGGTGGTGGTGGCATTCGGGTTACGAATCACGAACTGGGCGCCTTCCAGGCCCTCCGAGTAATCGATCTCGGCACCGACCAGATACTGGTAGCTCATCGGGTCGATGACCAGGGTCACGCCATTATTCTCGACCGAGGTATCACCGTCGTTGATGCTCTCGTCGAAGGTGAAGCCGTACTGGAACCCCGAGCAACCGCCGCCGGTGACGAACACGCGCAGCTTCAGGTTGTCGTTGTTTTCCTCGTCGATCAGCTCTTTCACCTTGCTCGCGGCCGCGTCGGTGAAGACCAGCGGGGCGGGCATGGATTCGCTTGCAGTCTGGGTCGCACTCATGACCAAGTCTCTCCAAAATTACCGGGTTTGCGGACTACGCTAGCATTACCTGAGCAGTTTAGTCAAGAATCAGACGCCGTGGACCACGCCACCCTTGTCGGCAGCGGCCTCGGCCTTGGCCCCTGCATTCTTGTACTCCAGCTGCGGCTTGCCGCCCTTGCGATGCACCAGGCTGCCGTTGACCTCGGCGCCGATGGCCATCTCGATGAGATTGTAATAGACATTGCCGGTGACGCGCGACTTGGTCGCCAGCTCGACGCGGTTGGAGGCATGCACATCACCCTCCACGCTGCCGTTCAGCACCATGTTGGGCACGCGCACCTCGCCCTTGATCAGGCCGTTCTCGCTCAGGATCAGGATGGAATCCTCATCCTCTGCGATCACGTTACCCTCGATCAGGCCCTCGACGTGCAGCCCGCCGGTGAATTTCACGTCGCCCTTGAGCTGCGTGTGTCGCCCGACCAGGGTATCGATCTTGGCCGCATTGAACTTCTGCGTCGTCTGTGTCTTCCGTCCCCACATTACGCATTCTCTCCAGTCAGGATGACGTTCCAGTCGTAACTCGTGTCGATATCGTCCAGGCGACGGTCGCTGGCATCGACCTTCACCTCGAGCTTGCGGGGCTGGAAACCCGCCGGCAGCAGCAGGGTCCCCTCCAGGCTCTGGAAATACTTGAAGGAGAACCGCAGCTCCGCCCCCGGATCGATCTCCGCCAGGCCCAGGGTCCTCGATTCACCGCCGATCTGCCCCGATACCCGCATGTCCACGGTGCCTCGCGCCACGCGATTGTTGCCCCGCACCAGCGTCAGCACCAGCTTGTAGTGATACTCGCCTTCGGCCTCACCGCGCTCCAGCTCCAGTCGCTGGATATGCAGGCCCGGCTCCATCTTGGAGGGCGAGACGATACTGCGATAGAACGACAGTTCCTCGCGAAGTTCCAGCATCTCGGTCTCCATGGCACTGAGGGCGGTGGACACCTGCGTGGCGGCTTCGGCCTCGATGACGCGCGAGCGTTCGAGCTGGGCCACCTGCTGGGTGAGTTCGCGGTTCTGCCGGGTCAGATAGTCCACCCGTTCGCGCAGCGCCAGCAGGTGCTCGTCGGCCGAGCGGGCATCGTATCCGCTTTTCAGATAGCCGTATTGATACAGCCCCCAGCCACTGCCGGCGAGCAGCGCCAGGAGCAAAAACGCCTTGAGCCGCTTCTTCAGCGGGTCATGGTGGTGCAGCCGGTACCCCGGCCCGTCGTGACGCTTGAACAGATCGAACAGGCTCATCGAGGCGTCACGTCAGGGTAAAAGGGCCGGCACATCGAGCCCCAGGGCCTCGTCCAGGCCGAACATGAGGTTCATATTATGGACGGCCTGGCCGGCCGCGCCCTTGACGAGGTTATCAATTACGGAAAGAACCACCACCGTGTCACCGCCCTGCGGCCGGTGCACCGCGATACGGCAGGTGTTCACGCCCCGCACCGTGCGGGTCTCGGGGTGACTGCCGTCCGGCAGCACATCGACGAAGGGCTCGTTGGCGTAGCGCTGTTCGAACAGGGCCTGCAGATCCGCCTCCTCGCGCAACATGCCGTAGAGGGTGGCATGGATGCCGCGCACCATCGGCACGAGGTGCGGCACGAAGGTAAGCCCCACCGATTCACCCGCCACGGTGCTGAGCGTCTGCCGGATCTCCGGCAGGTGCCGGTGGCCCGCCACCCCGTAGGCCTTGAAGTTCTCGTCCGCCTCGGAGAACAGCGTGCCGACCTGCGCCTTGCGCCCGGCCCCGCTCACCCCCGACTTGGCATCGGCGATGAGCGCCTCGCGCGAGACCAGCCCACTCTCGATCAACGGCAGGAAGCCGAGCGTGACGGCGGTGGGATAACAGCCGGGATTGGCCACCACACGCGCGCTGCGGATGGCCTCGCGATTGATCTCCGGCAGGCCGTATACCGCCTCGGCCAGCAGATCGGGGCAGGTATGCGCCATGCCGTACCACGTGGCCCATTCGTCCGCATCACGGAGCCGGAAGTCGGCAGCCAGATCGATCACCCGGACACCGGCCTCGACCAGGGCCGGCACACTCTGCATGGCGGTGCCGTTGGGTGTGGCAAAGAAGACCAGGTCGCACTCGGCCAGAGGGGCGGTATCGGGCTCGACGAACTCGAGGTCGATGAAACCGCGCAGGTTGGGGAACATGGCATCCACGCGCGTGCCGGCCTCGCCACGCGAGGTCACGCATTGCACCTCGACCTGCGGATGACGCGCCAGCAGACGCAGCAATTCGACACCGGTGTACCCCGTTGCCCCGACGACGCCGACCTTGATCACACTACACACCTCATCAACGGTTTACCGCCTGAAAAATGCCGCCAATCATAAACGACTATGGGCTGACGGCGAAACGGCACGGTATCACAACACGAATCGACCTGCCCGAACGCCGCGGCTTTGGCATAATGCCCTCATGCCGCGCCGCCACCGCCTTCTGCCTGGCCGCCGCCACCTCGACGTGGCGCTGGAGAACCTGCGCCTGCATCTCTCGCGCCCCGACGCCCTGCTGCAACTCTCGGTACTCGGCACCCTCACCGGCCTGCTGGCCGGCGGGGTGATCGTCGCCTTCCGCTGGCTGATCGAATCCGCGCAGGCGGGTTTCCTGCCCGGCGGCGAGATAGAGGCCTACGAGGCCCTGCCGCTCTGGGCCCGGTTCGCCCTGCCCGTGGCAGGCGGCGTGACCATCGGCATACTCTTCAAGTTCGCCGCCAGGGGGCGCCATGTCGTGGGTATCGTCCACGTCATGGAACGCCTCGCCTACCATCAGGGCTACCTCTCGCTGCGCGGACTCCTGCTGCAGTTCGCGGGCGGGGCCATCGCCATCATCAGCGGCCAGTCCGTGGGGCGCGAGGGCCCGGGCGTGCACCTGGGCGCTGCCAGCGGCAGCCTGCTCGGCCAGCGCCTCGGCCTGCCCAACAACACCCTGCGCACCCTGGTCGGCTGCGGCACCTCCGCCTCCATCGCGGCCTCCTTCAATACGCCGCTGGCCGGGGTGATCTTCGCCCTCGAGGTGGTGATGATGGACTATTCGCTGGCGAGCTTCATGCCCGTCATCCTCTCGGCCGTGGCCGCCACCTCGATCTCGGTGGCCGTGTTCGGTGCCGACCCCGTCTTCAGCATTCCCGTGCCGGAACTCCGCTCGCTGCTGGAGCTGCCCTACATCCTGCTGCTCGGGGTCGTGGTCGGGGCCTTCTCCTCCGGCTTCATCCAGCTCACGCGCCGCACCGCCGACTACTTCCGCGAACGCGACTTCCTGCTGCGCACTACCCTGGCCGGCGTCATCGTCGGCCTCTGCGCCCTGGCCTTTCCCGAGGTCATGAGCATCGGCTATGACAGTGTCAACGCCGCCCTGCTGGGCGAACTGGGGATCGGCGTGCTGTTCGGGGTGGCGGTCTTCAAGCTGCTGGCCACGTCCTCGGCCGTGGCGCTCGGCATCCCCGGCGGCGTG
This region of Chromatiales bacterium genomic DNA includes:
- a CDS encoding chloride channel protein, coding for MPRRHRLLPGRRHLDVALENLRLHLSRPDALLQLSVLGTLTGLLAGGVIVAFRWLIESAQAGFLPGGEIEAYEALPLWARFALPVAGGVTIGILFKFAARGRHVVGIVHVMERLAYHQGYLSLRGLLLQFAGGAIAIISGQSVGREGPGVHLGAASGSLLGQRLGLPNNTLRTLVGCGTSASIAASFNTPLAGVIFALEVVMMDYSLASFMPVILSAVAATSISVAVFGADPVFSIPVPELRSLLELPYILLLGVVVGAFSSGFIQLTRRTADYFRERDFLLRTTLAGVIVGLCALAFPEVMSIGYDSVNAALLGELGIGVLFGVAVFKLLATSSAVALGIPGGVVGPTLIMGAMLGGVLGVIATLISPDNSSGVGFYALLGLGAMMGATLQAPLAALTAMMELTGHPGIIFPGMLAIVMAGLTSSELFRTPSIFRALLHARGMDYRNDPIMAALRRIGVASVMERGFVRADKRIPRASIKELLASEPRWVLVDDEEHRPVALLPAVDLLRAGEESDYEELDLLKIPAERRQGAAIYREADMEQARRQLADSGMEALYVERQIAPGITRIYGILTREQVEAAYRL
- the erpA gene encoding iron-sulfur cluster insertion protein ErpA, with the protein product MSATQTASESMPAPLVFTDAAASKVKELIDEENNDNLKLRVFVTGGGCSGFQYGFTFDESINDGDTSVENNGVTLVIDPMSYQYLVGAEIDYSEGLEGAQFVIRNPNATTTCGCGSSFSV
- a CDS encoding polymer-forming cytoskeletal protein — protein: MWGRKTQTTQKFNAAKIDTLVGRHTQLKGDVKFTGGLHVEGLIEGNVIAEDEDSILILSENGLIKGEVRVPNMVLNGSVEGDVHASNRVELATKSRVTGNVYYNLIEMAIGAEVNGSLVHRKGGKPQLEYKNAGAKAEAAADKGGVVHGV
- a CDS encoding N-acetyl-gamma-glutamyl-phosphate reductase, producing the protein MIKVGVVGATGYTGVELLRLLARHPQVEVQCVTSRGEAGTRVDAMFPNLRGFIDLEFVEPDTAPLAECDLVFFATPNGTAMQSVPALVEAGVRVIDLAADFRLRDADEWATWYGMAHTCPDLLAEAVYGLPEINREAIRSARVVANPGCYPTAVTLGFLPLIESGLVSREALIADAKSGVSGAGRKAQVGTLFSEADENFKAYGVAGHRHLPEIRQTLSTVAGESVGLTFVPHLVPMVRGIHATLYGMLREEADLQALFEQRYANEPFVDVLPDGSHPETRTVRGVNTCRIAVHRPQGGDTVVVLSVIDNLVKGAAGQAVHNMNLMFGLDEALGLDVPALLP